One part of the Arthrobacter tumbae genome encodes these proteins:
- a CDS encoding SDR family oxidoreductase — protein sequence MSVPESNSTFNPGRVLVTGGASGLGAAVVARVLDSGGTPIVLDRDISNVSAVKALEVDVADREAVTGAVRQAADTLGGLDAVVTAAGIDRCGRLEDVAAAEWEKVLAVNLTGTVSTVRAALPYLKTSHGRVVTIASTLGIRAVADATAYCASKFGVVGFSHALAAEMAGEVGVTTMIPGGMETKFFDDRDEKYKPQDNSRLNNPARVADAILFALSQPRGCEVRQMLICHEEEGSWP from the coding sequence ATGTCTGTTCCTGAAAGCAACAGCACCTTCAACCCGGGCCGCGTACTGGTCACCGGTGGAGCATCCGGACTCGGAGCGGCGGTTGTTGCCCGCGTGCTCGACTCCGGCGGCACTCCCATCGTGCTGGACCGTGACATCAGCAATGTCTCCGCTGTGAAAGCGCTGGAGGTCGATGTCGCAGACCGTGAGGCGGTGACCGGCGCCGTGCGGCAGGCGGCCGATACGCTCGGTGGCCTGGACGCCGTCGTCACCGCAGCGGGCATAGACCGCTGCGGCCGCCTGGAGGACGTGGCGGCCGCGGAATGGGAAAAGGTGCTGGCGGTCAATCTCACCGGGACGGTGTCCACCGTCCGTGCGGCGCTGCCCTACCTGAAGACGAGCCACGGGCGCGTGGTCACCATCGCCTCGACGCTGGGCATCCGCGCCGTCGCGGACGCAACCGCCTACTGTGCCTCGAAGTTCGGTGTGGTGGGTTTCAGTCATGCACTGGCTGCCGAAATGGCAGGCGAGGTGGGAGTCACCACCATGATCCCGGGTGGCATGGAGACCAAGTTCTTCGATGACCGCGATGAGAAGTACAAGCCGCAGGACAACTCGCGGCTCAACAACCCGGCGCGGGTGGCGGACGCAATCCTGTTCGCGCTGTCACAGCCGCGGGGCTGCGAAGTCCGGCAGATGCTTATCTGCCACGAAGAAGAGGGGTCGTGGCCGTGA